One window of the Candidatus Microbacterium colombiense genome contains the following:
- the aroC gene encoding chorismate synthase, whose protein sequence is MLRVLTAGESHGPELIAVMEGLPSGVPISSEAIQADLARRKLGYGRGSRMKFEQDELSISGGVRHGKTLGSPIALRIGNTEWPKWVEVMNPEPVELTDKSRGRSAALTRPRPGHADLVGMQKYDFDEARPILERASARETAARVALGAIARSFLGELGIRLVSHTLSIGPVQVPEGAALPTPDDVDALDADPLRCFDAATSALMVAEVDEAKKDGDTLGGIVEVLAYGLPPGLGSHVHWDRRLDARLAQALMSIQAIKGVEVGDGFETTRRRGSAAHDELFATTDGITRGSDRAGGTEGGMSTGTVLRVRAGMKPIATVPHSLRTIDIATGEDATAHHQRSDVCAVPAAGVVAEAMVAVELANAVLEKFGGDSIRETRRNLDGYLAGIPEELRTTPASEAALIAHDERG, encoded by the coding sequence ATGCTCCGCGTGCTCACTGCCGGCGAATCGCACGGCCCAGAACTCATCGCCGTGATGGAAGGACTGCCCTCGGGCGTCCCGATCTCCTCCGAGGCCATTCAGGCCGACCTCGCGCGCCGGAAGCTCGGCTACGGCCGGGGCTCGCGCATGAAGTTCGAGCAGGACGAGCTCAGCATCTCGGGCGGCGTGCGCCATGGCAAGACGCTGGGCAGTCCCATCGCTCTGCGCATCGGCAACACCGAGTGGCCGAAGTGGGTCGAGGTCATGAACCCCGAGCCCGTCGAGCTCACCGACAAGTCGCGGGGCCGTAGCGCTGCGCTGACTCGCCCGCGTCCTGGCCACGCCGATCTCGTGGGCATGCAGAAGTACGACTTCGATGAGGCGCGCCCGATCCTGGAGCGCGCGAGCGCTCGCGAGACGGCGGCCCGTGTCGCGCTCGGAGCCATCGCCCGTTCTTTCCTCGGCGAGCTCGGCATCCGGTTGGTCAGCCACACGCTGTCGATCGGTCCGGTGCAGGTGCCCGAGGGGGCAGCGCTCCCGACGCCCGACGACGTGGACGCCCTCGACGCCGATCCGCTGCGCTGCTTCGATGCGGCGACGTCCGCCCTGATGGTCGCCGAAGTCGACGAGGCCAAGAAGGACGGCGACACGCTCGGCGGCATCGTCGAGGTGCTCGCCTACGGTCTGCCGCCGGGCCTCGGCTCGCACGTGCACTGGGACCGGCGCCTCGACGCGCGTCTCGCGCAGGCACTCATGAGCATCCAGGCGATCAAGGGCGTCGAGGTCGGTGACGGCTTCGAGACCACGCGCCGCCGCGGCTCGGCAGCGCACGATGAACTCTTCGCGACGACCGACGGGATCACCCGGGGGTCCGACCGCGCGGGTGGCACCGAGGGTGGCATGTCGACCGGCACCGTGCTCCGTGTGCGCGCCGGTATGAAGCCGATCGCGACGGTTCCGCACTCGCTTCGCACCATCGACATCGCCACCGGCGAGGACGCCACGGCGCACCACCAGCGCTCCGACGTCTGTGCGGTGCCTGCGGCCGGTGTCGTCGCCGAGGCGATGGTCGCGGTCGAGCTCGCGAACGCGGTGCTGGAGAAGTTCGGAGGCGACAGCATCCGCGAGACCCGACGCAACCTCGACGGGTACCTCGCGGGCATCCCGGAGGAGCTGCGCACGACCCCGGCGTCCGAAGCGGCGCTCATCGCGCATGACGAGCGAGGCTGA
- the aroB gene encoding 3-dehydroquinate synthase, with protein sequence MSTTTISVTGNDAYDISIGRGILDRVSAALSPTVRKILVVHPPTLAARAGELRDRLLADTANGPREVLLAEIPDAEQGKRIEVAAFCWQVLGQADFTRTDAVIGYGGGAVTDLAGFVAATWLRGIEVVQVPTTVLGLVDASVGGKTGVNTAEGKNLVGAFWAPRAVIGDLEELASLSPNEATAGFAEVVKAGFIWAPEILDIIEADPARAIDTTTDEFRRAVELAIDMKAQVVSDDFREAGQREILNYGHTLGHAIEHSERYKWRHGAAISVGMLFAAELSRLAGRLPDEAALRHRSVLESLGLPTSYRAGAWPALLATMQRDKKSRGGMLRFILLDDIAKPTVLQAPDESLLFAAYQEVGA encoded by the coding sequence ATGAGCACGACGACCATCAGCGTCACCGGGAACGACGCGTACGACATCAGCATCGGGCGGGGCATCCTCGACCGTGTGTCGGCGGCGCTCTCGCCGACTGTGCGCAAGATCCTGGTGGTGCACCCGCCGACGCTCGCCGCCCGAGCCGGAGAGCTGCGCGACCGTCTGCTCGCCGACACCGCGAACGGACCCCGTGAGGTGTTGCTCGCCGAGATCCCCGATGCCGAGCAGGGCAAGCGCATCGAGGTCGCTGCATTCTGCTGGCAGGTGCTGGGTCAGGCCGACTTCACGCGCACCGACGCCGTCATCGGATACGGGGGAGGCGCGGTCACCGACCTCGCCGGGTTCGTGGCGGCGACCTGGTTGCGCGGCATCGAGGTCGTGCAGGTGCCGACCACGGTCTTGGGCCTCGTCGACGCGTCCGTCGGTGGCAAGACCGGGGTGAACACGGCCGAGGGGAAGAACCTCGTCGGTGCGTTCTGGGCGCCGCGGGCCGTGATCGGCGATCTCGAGGAACTCGCCAGCCTGAGCCCGAACGAGGCGACCGCCGGTTTCGCCGAGGTGGTCAAGGCCGGTTTCATCTGGGCGCCGGAGATCCTCGACATCATCGAGGCCGACCCCGCCCGCGCGATCGACACCACCACCGACGAGTTCCGCCGCGCGGTCGAACTCGCGATCGACATGAAGGCGCAGGTCGTCTCGGACGACTTCCGTGAGGCCGGTCAGCGCGAGATCCTCAACTACGGGCACACGCTCGGGCATGCGATCGAGCACTCCGAGCGGTACAAGTGGCGCCACGGCGCGGCGATCTCGGTGGGCATGCTGTTCGCGGCGGAGCTCTCACGTCTCGCCGGTCGGCTCCCCGATGAGGCCGCGCTCCGGCACCGTTCGGTCCTCGAGTCGCTCGGGCTGCCCACCTCGTACCGCGCCGGGGCATGGCCGGCACTGCTCGCCACCATGCAGCGCGACAAGAAGAGCCGCGGTGGCATGCTGCGCTTCATCCTGCTCGACGACATCGCCAAGCCCACCGTGCTGCAGGCGCCGGATGAGTCGCTGCTGTTCGCGGCCTATCAGGAGGTCGGCGCATGA
- a CDS encoding shikimate dehydrogenase has translation MTSSRLAVWGDPIAHSKSPALHAAAYAVLGLPWEYGRMQVSADAFPDALCALDDSWRGLSLTMPLKEVAFRAAATHDRHAALTGAVNTLLLGAESAGFNTDVGGIVDALAEGGVSEVRRVRILGGGATAASALVAAAEIGAQTADVRARRPQRASGLVALGEEIGVHVTIAPFDVAPEPVDLTLATLPSGTVLEAAVVELLAAAGGVLFDAAYAPWPSALGTVWGDAPVISGLGMLLHQAVRQIRIFHDGDPAVPLPDEAAVIAAMRGALFA, from the coding sequence GTGACATCGTCACGGCTCGCCGTCTGGGGCGACCCGATCGCGCATTCGAAGTCTCCGGCGCTGCATGCTGCCGCGTACGCGGTGCTCGGTCTGCCGTGGGAGTACGGACGCATGCAGGTGTCTGCGGACGCGTTCCCCGACGCTCTCTGCGCGCTCGACGACTCCTGGCGTGGGCTCTCGCTCACGATGCCGCTGAAAGAGGTGGCGTTCCGCGCCGCGGCCACGCACGATCGGCACGCGGCGCTCACCGGAGCGGTGAACACACTGCTCCTCGGTGCGGAGTCGGCAGGCTTCAACACCGATGTCGGCGGCATCGTCGACGCGTTGGCCGAGGGCGGCGTGTCCGAGGTGCGCCGCGTGCGGATCCTCGGGGGCGGTGCCACAGCGGCGTCGGCTCTCGTCGCCGCGGCGGAGATCGGCGCGCAGACGGCAGATGTCCGCGCCCGACGTCCGCAGCGGGCGTCCGGGCTCGTCGCGCTCGGCGAGGAGATCGGTGTGCACGTCACGATCGCTCCGTTCGATGTGGCGCCCGAGCCCGTCGATCTGACACTGGCGACCCTCCCGAGCGGCACGGTGCTCGAGGCTGCCGTCGTCGAACTGCTGGCCGCGGCCGGCGGAGTGCTCTTCGATGCGGCATATGCCCCCTGGCCTTCGGCGCTCGGCACCGTGTGGGGCGATGCGCCGGTGATCTCCGGGCTGGGGATGCTGCTGCACCAGGCCGTGCGGCAGATCCGCATCTTCCACGACGGTGATCCCGCGGTTCCGCTCCCCGACGAAGCCGCCGTCATCGCCGCCATGCGAGGCGCGCTCTTCGCCTGA
- the ruvX gene encoding Holliday junction resolvase RuvX, whose product MSGFRRGVRLGIDVGRARVGVARCDPDGMLAVPVETVPRSETSIARLTELAAEYEPIEFVVGLPVNLQGSDTASTVDAREFASALQAATGTPVRLVDERLSTVTAHAALRSSGRTQKNSRSIVDQIAAVVLLQQAIDMEKSTGNPAGATIPSDEESA is encoded by the coding sequence GTGAGTGGATTCCGCCGCGGGGTGCGGCTCGGCATCGACGTCGGGCGGGCACGGGTCGGGGTCGCTCGGTGCGACCCCGACGGCATGCTCGCCGTGCCGGTCGAGACGGTGCCGCGGTCGGAGACCTCGATCGCGCGTCTCACCGAGCTCGCCGCCGAATATGAGCCCATCGAGTTCGTGGTGGGACTCCCCGTGAATCTGCAGGGGAGTGACACCGCGTCCACGGTCGATGCGCGTGAGTTCGCGAGTGCTCTCCAGGCGGCCACGGGCACCCCGGTGCGGCTCGTCGACGAGCGTCTCAGCACGGTCACCGCCCATGCGGCGTTGCGCTCTTCTGGGAGAACTCAGAAGAACTCTCGTAGCATTGTGGATCAGATCGCCGCCGTGGTCCTTCTGCAGCAGGCGATCGATATGGAGAAGAGCACCGGAAACCCGGCCGGTGCCACGATCCCGTCCGACGAGGAGTCCGCCTGA
- a CDS encoding DEAD/DEAH box helicase — MTAPHLDLRELLQITDAGGYARGLAYFREGNVLDVVWHEELLELEGHVKGSRGAQYVTEVVFISSNGRRRVRTTSCTCPVRTGCKHVVATLLASNVNQYSQQAAAREAPSAESVPTPTPVAAPSWRGLVDPMSTRTRLPLALGVELRYRDARGDNHWGPRPVRAATARDLAAGVGELLLAIRPLMRSSQTGAWIHGHAGWDAVRRDAAQFGRAQSRWFGDLLSISRDSLLSGNAGDWLVVDQIESTLLWPHLRAGVEQGIPIVSNQKNISVRFAGSAAIGVRIGRDDEGVLSLAAEVVIDEQEVTADAVHPIGRTGVYAAILRGNRIELVLAEVPLSDQTRMLVSSHGPIPVPPADEQDFIANAYPVLARRTQVTAGARVSLPQIPEPAPELTVTFERGDVVSYSFRWSYGEFGTVPYVWRAASIRDRDAEALRGEAIETTWQELRGVAFRPNGSFHDIDAADFVARIVPALEREGVTVVTSGVRKPYRELTGTPEVTVSTVETTDSDWFDLGILVTIEGRRIPFGPLFTALSKGKKKLLLADGGYFALNHPALERLRDLIEEAGELAEWETGPRISRYQTDLWEEFEDLADEAQPAVSWRATAEGLRQATGVPETPLPAGLRADLRPYQRSGFDWLAFLWRHRLGGILADDMGLGKTLQLLTFIQYAREQGETRPFLVLAPTSVLGTWRSEAARFTPELRVAIVDATSGRRPVGLTDVAASADVVVSSYTVARLDEDEFGRIEWSGLVLDEAQFVKNAKTKLHRAIATFSADVTYAVTGTPMENSLSELWSLLALTAPGLFPSARKFRDRYIQPIEKGKVPENEEGGEYRAKRLAQLRRRIRPIMLRRTKELVAPELPPKQEQLLEVELGAEHRALYDVVLQRERQKVLGLLEDLDRNRFIVFRSLTLLRMLSLAPGLIDEEDAHIGSRKLDILLERVLELQAEGHRALVFSQFTSFLDLAAARLQEAGIPYAHLDGSTRRRQDVVDGFKNGEQPVFLISLKAGGFGLTLTEADYVFVLDPWWNPAAEAQAIDRTHRIGQKSQVFVYRMIASDTIEEKVLELQQRKARLFSAVMDDEALFAQSLTAEDIRGLFED, encoded by the coding sequence ATGACCGCGCCGCACCTCGATCTCCGCGAACTGCTGCAGATCACGGACGCCGGTGGGTATGCGCGTGGACTCGCGTACTTCCGCGAGGGCAACGTTCTCGATGTCGTGTGGCACGAGGAGCTGCTCGAGCTCGAAGGACACGTGAAGGGCAGCCGCGGGGCACAGTACGTGACCGAGGTGGTGTTCATCTCCTCGAACGGCCGTCGCCGCGTGCGCACCACGTCGTGCACCTGCCCGGTCCGAACGGGGTGCAAGCACGTCGTGGCGACGCTGCTCGCCTCGAACGTGAACCAGTACTCCCAGCAGGCGGCGGCACGCGAGGCGCCTTCCGCTGAGAGCGTGCCGACCCCGACGCCGGTCGCCGCCCCGTCCTGGCGCGGACTCGTCGACCCGATGAGCACACGCACGCGGCTGCCACTCGCACTCGGCGTCGAGCTCCGGTACCGCGACGCGCGGGGCGACAATCACTGGGGCCCGCGACCCGTGCGCGCGGCGACCGCGCGCGATCTCGCCGCCGGTGTCGGAGAGCTCCTGCTGGCGATCCGCCCGCTCATGCGCAGCAGCCAGACGGGGGCGTGGATTCACGGTCACGCAGGGTGGGACGCGGTACGGCGTGACGCCGCACAGTTCGGGCGTGCGCAGAGCCGGTGGTTCGGCGATCTGTTGAGCATCTCGCGCGACTCGCTGCTGTCGGGCAACGCGGGGGATTGGCTGGTCGTCGATCAGATCGAGTCGACGCTTCTCTGGCCGCACCTGCGTGCCGGAGTGGAGCAGGGCATTCCGATCGTGTCGAATCAGAAGAACATCTCCGTCCGCTTCGCCGGGTCCGCGGCGATCGGCGTCCGGATCGGACGTGACGACGAGGGGGTGTTGTCACTCGCCGCCGAGGTGGTCATCGACGAGCAGGAGGTGACCGCCGACGCGGTGCACCCCATCGGTCGCACGGGCGTCTACGCCGCGATCCTGCGGGGGAACCGCATCGAGCTCGTGCTGGCCGAGGTACCGCTGAGCGATCAGACCCGCATGCTTGTCTCGAGTCACGGCCCGATTCCGGTGCCGCCGGCGGACGAGCAGGATTTCATCGCGAACGCCTACCCCGTGCTCGCGCGCCGAACGCAGGTCACCGCCGGCGCACGCGTGTCCCTCCCGCAGATCCCCGAGCCCGCCCCCGAGCTCACCGTGACGTTCGAGCGCGGTGACGTGGTGAGCTACTCCTTCCGCTGGTCCTACGGCGAGTTCGGCACCGTCCCGTACGTGTGGAGGGCCGCATCCATCCGCGACCGAGACGCCGAAGCATTGCGCGGAGAAGCGATCGAGACCACGTGGCAGGAGCTTCGCGGAGTCGCCTTCCGCCCGAACGGCTCGTTCCACGACATCGACGCCGCCGACTTCGTCGCCCGGATCGTTCCCGCGCTCGAGCGCGAGGGCGTCACGGTCGTCACATCCGGCGTCCGAAAGCCGTATCGCGAGCTCACGGGCACACCCGAGGTGACGGTGTCGACCGTCGAGACGACCGACTCCGATTGGTTCGACCTCGGCATCCTGGTCACGATCGAAGGCCGCCGGATTCCCTTCGGCCCTCTCTTCACCGCGCTCAGCAAGGGCAAGAAGAAACTCCTGTTGGCCGATGGCGGCTATTTCGCGCTCAACCATCCCGCCCTCGAACGCCTCCGAGACCTGATCGAGGAAGCCGGCGAGCTGGCGGAGTGGGAGACCGGTCCGCGGATCAGCCGCTACCAGACCGATCTCTGGGAGGAGTTCGAGGACCTCGCCGATGAGGCGCAGCCGGCGGTCAGCTGGCGCGCGACTGCCGAGGGGCTCCGACAGGCGACGGGTGTCCCCGAGACACCGCTGCCTGCGGGGCTGCGCGCCGACCTCCGCCCCTACCAGCGATCCGGCTTCGACTGGCTCGCCTTCCTCTGGCGCCATCGCCTCGGAGGGATCCTGGCCGACGACATGGGGCTCGGTAAGACTCTGCAGCTGCTCACCTTCATCCAGTACGCGCGCGAGCAGGGCGAGACGAGGCCCTTCCTCGTGCTGGCACCGACCTCGGTGCTCGGCACCTGGCGGTCCGAGGCCGCGCGCTTCACTCCGGAGCTGCGCGTCGCGATCGTCGATGCGACGAGCGGCAGACGCCCGGTCGGACTGACCGATGTCGCGGCATCCGCCGATGTCGTCGTCAGCTCCTACACGGTGGCCCGCCTCGACGAAGACGAGTTCGGCCGCATCGAGTGGTCGGGCCTCGTGCTCGACGAGGCGCAGTTCGTCAAGAACGCCAAGACGAAGCTGCACCGCGCGATCGCGACCTTCTCGGCCGACGTCACCTATGCCGTGACCGGCACGCCGATGGAGAACAGCCTGTCCGAGCTGTGGTCGCTCCTGGCGCTGACCGCCCCGGGGCTCTTCCCCTCGGCGCGCAAGTTCCGCGATCGCTACATCCAGCCCATCGAGAAGGGCAAGGTGCCGGAGAACGAAGAGGGCGGCGAGTATCGCGCGAAGCGGCTCGCGCAGCTGCGCCGCCGCATCCGTCCGATCATGCTGCGGCGCACCAAGGAGCTCGTGGCGCCGGAGCTTCCGCCGAAGCAGGAGCAGCTGCTGGAGGTCGAGCTCGGCGCCGAGCACCGCGCCCTCTACGACGTCGTGCTGCAGCGGGAGCGACAGAAGGTGCTCGGGCTTCTCGAAGACCTCGATCGCAACCGGTTCATCGTCTTCCGATCGCTGACGCTGCTGCGCATGCTGAGCCTGGCGCCGGGGCTGATCGACGAGGAAGACGCGCACATCGGGTCGCGCAAGCTCGACATCCTGCTCGAGCGGGTGCTCGAGCTGCAGGCCGAAGGGCACCGCGCCCTCGTGTTCAGCCAGTTCACCTCGTTCCTCGATCTCGCCGCGGCCCGCCTGCAGGAGGCGGGTATCCCGTACGCGCACCTCGACGGTTCCACGAGACGCCGTCAGGACGTCGTCGACGGCTTCAAGAACGGCGAGCAGCCCGTGTTCCTGATCAGCCTGAAGGCCGGTGGGTTCGGTCTCACCCTGACCGAGGCCGACTACGTGTTCGTCCTCGACCCGTGGTGGAACCCGGCCGCTGAAGCGCAGGCGATCGACCGCACGCACCGCATCGGACAGAAGTCGCAGGTGTTCGTCTACCGCATGATCGCGAGCGACACCATCGAGGAGAAGGTGCTCGAGCTGCAGCAACGGAAGGCACGCCTGTTCAGTGCCGTGATGGACGACGAAGCGCTCTTCGCGCAGTCGCTCACTGCGGAGGACATCAGGGGTCTGTTCGAGGACTGA
- the mltG gene encoding endolytic transglycosylase MltG translates to MSERESASPQHDPDARLGDLFENLPDPTQQIPTVDDSAPAPGSRRAAREAASGRTPAGPATPPDGIAAPSAGIESEPSIVPVRESADAAGPTDLSAIPVRASADAAGDTPTRVNPTVDAAAGDRVIGGGLDDLFAPHDDERSDSGTPKKKRRTGCLVALIIVLVIVGGVAAGGVWVMNTYGDKINEVMGWGEPKDWDEGLATGEAFVTIKEGDTGAPVSTALFEAGVTKTDGVFYDYLVKEAPGVTFYPGVYKLQKKMTAAAAAEALQNPDNKMENTVSMSEGGTIVSSLPAMAESLGLPLADFEAAVKDPSAYGVDAQNLEGWLFPAVYTFDPEVTAVQVIQRMVDRTREALTEAGVPDADAERVLTIASIIQREGRTDDFAKVSRVIQNRLDIDMKLQMDSTAQYGYGSLHEGVVSSSAEALEDPNPWNTYVHTGLPVTPIASPSFAAIDAAMHPADGPWLYFVTINLATGETQFSETYEEHQAGIVKWQSWCRDNPDAGC, encoded by the coding sequence ATGTCCGAACGCGAGAGTGCTTCCCCCCAGCACGATCCGGACGCCCGCCTGGGCGACCTGTTCGAGAACCTTCCCGACCCGACGCAGCAGATTCCCACAGTGGATGACAGTGCTCCGGCGCCGGGCTCCCGCCGCGCGGCCCGCGAAGCAGCGTCCGGTCGCACGCCGGCCGGTCCGGCGACCCCACCCGACGGCATCGCCGCGCCGTCAGCGGGGATCGAGTCGGAGCCGTCGATCGTTCCCGTCCGTGAGTCCGCAGATGCGGCGGGACCGACCGATCTGTCGGCGATTCCCGTACGCGCCTCCGCTGATGCCGCAGGCGATACACCGACGCGCGTGAATCCGACAGTGGATGCCGCAGCCGGAGATCGCGTGATCGGTGGCGGGCTCGACGATCTGTTCGCCCCGCACGACGACGAGCGCTCCGACTCCGGCACACCGAAGAAGAAGCGCCGCACCGGATGCCTGGTCGCGCTGATCATCGTGCTCGTGATCGTCGGCGGGGTGGCTGCCGGTGGCGTCTGGGTGATGAACACCTACGGCGACAAGATCAATGAGGTCATGGGGTGGGGAGAGCCGAAGGATTGGGATGAGGGTCTCGCCACGGGGGAGGCGTTCGTCACGATCAAGGAGGGCGACACCGGCGCACCGGTGTCGACGGCGCTGTTCGAAGCCGGCGTCACGAAGACCGACGGCGTCTTCTACGACTACCTGGTCAAGGAAGCACCGGGCGTGACGTTTTACCCCGGCGTATACAAGCTGCAGAAGAAGATGACCGCTGCCGCAGCGGCCGAGGCACTGCAGAACCCCGACAACAAGATGGAGAACACCGTCTCCATGTCCGAGGGGGGGACGATCGTCTCATCGCTGCCGGCGATGGCGGAGTCGCTCGGACTCCCGCTCGCCGACTTCGAGGCCGCGGTCAAAGACCCGTCGGCCTACGGCGTCGATGCGCAGAACCTCGAAGGGTGGCTGTTCCCGGCGGTCTACACCTTCGATCCCGAGGTCACGGCCGTTCAGGTCATCCAGCGCATGGTCGATCGCACGCGCGAGGCGCTGACAGAGGCCGGTGTGCCGGATGCCGATGCCGAGCGCGTCTTGACGATCGCGTCGATCATCCAGCGCGAGGGCCGTACGGACGACTTCGCCAAGGTGTCGCGGGTCATCCAGAACCGCCTCGACATCGACATGAAGCTGCAGATGGATTCGACCGCGCAGTACGGGTACGGCTCGCTCCATGAGGGCGTCGTCTCGAGCTCGGCGGAGGCGCTCGAGGATCCGAACCCCTGGAACACCTACGTGCACACGGGGCTGCCGGTCACACCGATCGCCAGCCCCAGCTTCGCGGCCATCGATGCCGCGATGCATCCGGCGGACGGCCCCTGGCTCTACTTCGTGACGATCAACCTCGCCACCGGGGAGACGCAGTTCTCCGAGACCTACGAGGAGCATCAGGCGGGAATCGTGAAGTGGCAGTCCTGGTGCCGCGACAACCCGGATGCCGGGTGCTGA
- the efp gene encoding elongation factor P: protein MASTADIKNGVVLSIDGQLWSVIEFQHVKPGKGGAFVRTKLKNVVSGKVVDRTYNAGAKIEIENVDRRDFTYLYTDGDGYVFMDATDFDQITVGAATVGDAKNFLLENQQVTIALNNGNPLYIDLPASVILEVTYTEPGLQGDRSSAGTKPATLETGYEMQVPLFLETGTKVKVDTRTGEYLGREK from the coding sequence ATGGCATCTACCGCAGACATCAAGAACGGCGTCGTCCTCAGCATCGACGGTCAGCTCTGGAGCGTCATCGAGTTCCAGCACGTCAAGCCGGGTAAGGGCGGCGCATTCGTGCGCACCAAGCTCAAGAACGTCGTCTCGGGCAAGGTCGTCGACCGTACCTACAACGCCGGCGCGAAGATCGAGATCGAGAACGTCGACCGCCGCGACTTCACCTATCTGTACACCGATGGTGACGGCTACGTGTTCATGGACGCCACGGACTTCGACCAGATCACGGTCGGTGCCGCCACGGTGGGCGACGCGAAGAACTTCCTGCTCGAGAACCAGCAGGTCACGATCGCGCTCAACAACGGCAACCCGCTGTACATCGACCTTCCGGCGTCGGTCATCCTCGAGGTGACCTACACCGAGCCCGGGCTGCAGGGCGACCGCTCCTCGGCCGGCACCAAGCCCGCAACCCTCGAGACCGGCTACGAGATGCAGGTCCCGCTGTTCCTCGAGACCGGCACGAAGGTCAAGGTCGACACCCGTACGGGTGAGTACCTCGGCCGCGAGAAGTAA
- the nusB gene encoding transcription antitermination factor NusB has protein sequence MSARTKARKRALDILFSADVRGDSLSVTLAAEAKRAASEPAREASWLYAREIVDGIVDHRDEIDEQITTHSRDWKLERMPAVDRALLRIGVWEVLYNDEVPTAVAIDEAVELAKEFSTDDSGAFVHGVLARVSRSA, from the coding sequence GTGAGCGCTCGTACGAAGGCGCGCAAGCGCGCGCTCGACATCCTGTTCTCCGCCGACGTCCGCGGCGACTCCCTCTCGGTGACCCTTGCCGCAGAGGCGAAGCGCGCGGCCAGCGAACCCGCGCGCGAGGCGTCGTGGCTCTACGCGCGCGAGATCGTCGACGGGATCGTGGATCACCGCGACGAGATCGACGAGCAGATCACCACGCACAGCCGTGATTGGAAGCTCGAGCGCATGCCGGCGGTGGATCGCGCGCTGCTGCGGATCGGCGTCTGGGAGGTCCTCTACAACGATGAGGTGCCCACGGCCGTCGCGATCGACGAGGCCGTCGAACTGGCCAAGGAATTCTCGACCGACGACTCCGGCGCTTTCGTGCACGGAGTCCTGGCCCGCGTGTCCCGTTCCGCCTGA
- a CDS encoding shikimate kinase — translation MTSEADPLTLVLVGPMAAGKTSVGRRVARRLRVPFIDTDKRIVAEHGPIPSIFDTYGEQHFRALERAAVAAALSEGGVISLGGGAVTDEGTRELLRVHPVVFLTVTVEAVADRIRGGNRPLLAADDPVERWKTIYAERLGWYEEVASTTFDTSRRPMQRIADEIVAWRREQR, via the coding sequence ATGACGAGCGAGGCTGACCCGCTGACGCTGGTCCTCGTCGGTCCGATGGCCGCGGGCAAGACCAGCGTGGGTCGACGTGTCGCACGGCGCCTGCGGGTGCCGTTCATCGACACCGACAAGCGCATCGTCGCTGAGCACGGCCCGATCCCGTCGATCTTCGACACCTACGGCGAACAGCACTTTCGCGCGCTGGAGCGCGCCGCGGTCGCTGCCGCTCTCAGCGAGGGCGGGGTGATCTCCCTCGGCGGAGGTGCCGTCACCGACGAGGGAACGCGGGAACTGCTCCGGGTGCACCCCGTCGTCTTCCTCACCGTGACGGTCGAGGCCGTCGCCGACAGGATCCGCGGGGGGAATCGTCCGCTGCTCGCCGCCGACGACCCCGTGGAACGCTGGAAGACGATCTACGCCGAGCGCCTCGGCTGGTACGAAGAGGTCGCATCGACGACGTTCGACACCTCACGACGACCCATGCAACGGATCGCCGATGAGATCGTGGCATGGAGGAGAGAGCAGAGATGA
- the aroQ gene encoding type II 3-dehydroquinate dehydratase: protein MTRRLLLVNGPNLNLLGTREPHIYGTATLADVERITAHAAAAGGFEVRAVQSNHEGVLIDAIHAAREDCEGIVINPGGLTHTSVVLRDALTGVSLPFAEVHISDVYAREEFRHHSYLHDVAAVRVIGEGVDGYTTAVRQLLALIP from the coding sequence ATGACGCGTCGCCTCCTGCTCGTGAACGGCCCCAACCTCAACCTGCTCGGCACGCGGGAGCCGCACATCTACGGCACGGCGACCCTGGCCGACGTCGAGCGGATCACCGCCCACGCGGCGGCCGCCGGGGGCTTCGAGGTGCGCGCCGTGCAGAGCAACCACGAGGGCGTGCTGATCGACGCGATCCACGCGGCGCGCGAGGACTGCGAGGGCATCGTGATCAACCCCGGAGGGTTGACTCACACGTCCGTCGTGCTGCGTGATGCGCTCACCGGAGTCTCCCTCCCGTTCGCCGAGGTGCACATCTCAGACGTCTATGCCCGTGAGGAGTTCCGTCACCACTCCTACCTCCACGACGTCGCCGCCGTGCGCGTGATCGGGGAGGGTGTCGACGGCTACACGACCGCGGTGCGACAGCTCCTCGCCCTCATCCCGTAG